Within the Amyelois transitella isolate CPQ chromosome 3, ilAmyTran1.1, whole genome shotgun sequence genome, the region tttttttaaaggagTTATTTAAAAGGAATTATTTTTGAGTAGTTGGAAGTTTCTTGCAAACGTTGACAGTAAAGTTACCTATAACTTAGCTCTTTaagaaatttacttaaacGTAAGTGGctgaaatacatacaatacatttgCTAAGATAAAGGTTTTGAACCTTCCCACGTAAGCTAATATAACCATGATCCAGTAAGGGTTGCGTAcgtctgcaaaggttgcagagttCCAAAGGCAGATGAggcttcgtttaaaaacctgactcactcaatccaggatcatggccAAAACGTCCATCCCTAGCTCCACTCCAGATTGGTTGAGTTACCGGAACCaacgccaggagaaagaagatgGAATGGCCGATGATGGATGATTAATGAAAACTCAACTCCAAAATTTTAATGGCAAATTATGACTTAACCACATATTCATAgtactttgtttgtttaaggTAAAACCCTTCCCGTTCACTGCGTGATAGAAGCGGTGTCGTCGTTAGAAGATGGCGCTTATCGACGCCGGTCAGTCGTAGAGAAAGACAGCTACGTCATCATCCCAGCCGCCACGCCCTTTCAAGAATTGGTCCCATTAGCCATGATAAGGCTGGGATTTCCTCTTGAGCTAACGACTTTGGCCAAAGGtactttacaatttattagtaAGCTTTTTCCGATGTTATAAGAGATGAAATAcgaacaattaatattatatataagctaatttcattaaaaaaatactttttgagGGGCTTCTCTGCATGACAATCCCAAagcaaacaaattaaatttttggacTATGTGACCAATAAGTAGTTAAAGACTACTCAATTTCGAAGAATTGAACATCTATTGATTCAGTTTTATGTTCTTCGATACCTACACCTGCAGCTTATGAGTATAGACCATTTCTTTAGATATCTTTGTTTAAGTTCCAAATCCGATAGACTATATGGATTTTCAAAGCAACAGTGAATAGAtttcatttgatttttattcaaatttctaaaagtaatcaaacttttttttgtttaggtTCAGTGGTCATCAATAATTGGAAACCGTTACCCTTCGACCGGATCTGTGACAGACCTCTAGCAACGGTCGGAGAAGTCTTAGGTGAACTCACTACCGTAGCGACTCTTCGTATACAACTCTTAAGACCCAGACCAACCCCACTTCAGGACATAAAGGAAAAGCTATTACGACTTCTTCTGGTCCAGAGCCGACCACTCCTGATGACTACTGGATGCCCACTGGATGAGGTGAGAGCCAAtactaaagtttaaaaaaattgaatagtCCTATGTAAACAGTGCGAAGTCTTGTAGTGAGGTCTGgataaattattagtttttttttcatctgtAATCATGTCCATTATATTACGAAGGTCGGCTGTTTACACTTATTAAATTAGAGAGTAGGATCAACTTACTTTAAAGTTGTTATAGTAAAAGCCcaataaagcaataaaaaaatatattattgggAATAATTGCATTATACTTTTCTCATATTTAcgatatgtatttgttttcgATAGCAATTATCCCGTTACGTAACGAGGATCATAACAAAATATGGAAACATTTTGTTTCATGCCGGGACAGTAATCCTTTGAATTGTGTCTCCATTTGTTCTGAAAACACCTGTCGACGCGAATCACATCAGCAGAGTATTAAAATCATCCAAATTCGTGACAAAGCGCGTCCGCTACACTTGGTAAACCAACATTCAGTGTTGGCAATACAATACGCCTTAAAGCGGATGCCACACCGCAAGATAAGCATATCTCGCATAGCTGTGTAAAGTTTTGATGAAACATAGCGGTATATATCACACGTATCACGTTAGTGGACAGTGGCAATAGTTAcggtatactcgtatatatagtacctacatatatgcatataatgacgtctctATCCGTTAAGGGGTAGCAGAACaatctcgcaaagactgaagttcacgctcagctgtatggctttaaaatagaattgagattaaaatggTAACTTCGTCTAAAAGATGTGGTaggtatttttgattttatttttcggcTCGgacacatatttattatatttatagtctatacaaatattacaaggagaaaagatttgtgtatctgtttttttgtttgtatctaATAAATTAAGTCCTAGTATTAATAGTATTTTGCCTAAGACAGGCTAACTATTAGCAGTTATAACTGGTTTTTGGCGATTACCATCGCTAAAATCTAATCGTCACATTTAATCCAGCATAGCTCTCGCTATACACACGCCTATCTTGTTGTAACCCCGCGCGGCATACAATGAGTTTGTACTAAACCTTTACCCCCTTATTACCGCAAATTCATTGTGTCTCGGGTGCTTTCAATTGAAAATGTTTGCTCTAAGATACAGCCAGTCCGTAATTAATCTGCCTTTACAGCCTCACTGCCGTTTgttattgaagaaatattGATACACGTTTCAGTACTTTATTTTAGCATCGTTTTTGATTCACTCACTGATTTCAATAGATACGTTTTAATCAGCtttcctttttataatatcaatcTGTTATGTAGGCAGTTATGATGAACTGCcttcttattttaattcaattatgGGCTAATagtattaagaaaattaaaagttcTTAAATGGTTTAATTgacaatttgaatttagaaacCGATAATGCCGCCATTGttataaaaagatattaagtaaaataaataaccaatcagttgatttctttttattcttaGTTTCAGGTGAAACAAAATCGTAtagttcttttaattttagacgTAAAACTATCAGTCTACCTTGTTGAATATTTGAACTAAAATGAATGCAATTTTTAATCGACGCCGAAAACCggactataataaaaataaatgaagaaaattgGAAGGAAATCCCCGGACATCGTAGCATTAGTCGTCTTTGAAAGAATTGCCCGAGAAACAGACTGCGTGATCTTATTCTTAAGTGCTTGGGACCACAAGGCACTAACCGATAACCCCTAATGCATAGacttgtacctacataaatacctCATTTTTCGCTCAGCGGTACGCACAgattacatatttccacttgctccACGATCCACAACCACAACTATTAACTTCCAATGTtataaatctcataaataataaataaatattggataaatatatacgggattacacagattgagttagcctctcatgatgctatattttataataataatattttataattataggCCCGGTAGATCTCACAGCTCTTCCTTTACCCCTAAATACACAATTTATCTGATATAAATCAGATCACTAACACAGCGAAATAAGGTCTTTTATTCTCCACGGGAATACTAAAATGAActaaatcttattaaaaaggacacaatttaaaataaacatttgtcGTCTTTCACATCACCcgataaattttcaaaatcacgAGCTAGCGAACAATACAATGGTAACATAATGTAAACATGAAAATGCTTAAAATCGTTTGTATACATACAGCCGCAATCACAAGAACCTTGTTAATTCTACGGTGATCATCCTTATTAGCTGCGACTTTGGGAACCCTGCAATTCCCTAAGTAAAGTTTTCCTAACCTACGTACTTCCTATTTTTCTCTGGAAGTAAATCTGTTTGAACACGACCTTTGTTTTTCAgtgatttatgattttattcatGAAATTAGTTAGGTTTTTGTAACGTGGCGACGTCTTATTAGCAGGTATAGCATTACGTTAAGTGTTTTATCACTATTTACTTCTTACTGACCTACAAACTATTACGGTTTGCTTAGATAAAggtgctttttatttttttgaatttatcaTATAATAGCTGTCTTGTAGTAAAACGCAGttcaaacaacaaaaatcTGCTCTGAATAATGACGTCATGCTgaattaatgataatttttttaaatagctgaaaaaaatatgggtCTGGTTTTATGAGATTTAtcttcaagaaaaaaaaatgttcggATAAAGAAGTAGGTTTACTTAGCCAATTATTGCCTAAAACTCGACACGTCTACTTAAAATTGCTAATCTCGAGAGTTCTTCCGTAAGTCTTCTCCTCattataaatgattttatgCTGTTTATGTGATACTAGTATTTGCGTGGGCttcttttgtaatattaggGTGCATTAGTATTGTAATAAGgaagatatattttaaaacaaaattgcgACATCGGAGTACATTAAAACTTGTATACCTAAGTATTgatgaagaatataaaaaataatgtgccgtgtggttcccgccaccaatataaaaaaccatgaggccatctctttcccatggatgtcataaaaggcgactaagggatagacttataaacttgggattcttcttttagatgaCTAGCTAAAagctactactactactagcttgtcggttctgtctaccccgcaagggatattgacgtgattatgtattgtttctgtttgtttctagtttgttattttttatagatactagatctataaaaaaataaactagaaAATTTCACAGATACTGTGATGTAAATCCAATGTAACATCTTTTTTTTGCCACTTTAGGTTCGTCTTATTCGATATTTACCTACTAAAACTTTCTCTGTTATGCGCAATGATACGAATAGGTatgtcttttattatttcactcGATAAGCCATTCACAATTATATTACAAGTCATACATTAGTCATTATCTCGATCGTGTCGCAGGAACGCCAAATTGAAATCGCGAACCCAACAGGCGGTTAAGCTGAAAGGAGGGAACAGAGCGCTAACCTCGCCTTTAATAAGATTATAAAGCATTATTTTATGGTATTAATAAGATCAAAAGCGTTCGTACATCTAAAACTCCTTTTAACCCTCTTCCAAGGCTCAAGTTCGTAAGACGGGGGTCCCGGCCCTAACCCGTTCGCAagatatttagaaaatatgaTAAAGGCGAGGATGAGGCTGtgattcaattaaatttattatgtatggaGATCCCACGTGTGAGGCAGGTGCTCATCGCGTCAACAAATTGCGTCCTATCTCCGAGATTGGAGATTTAAACCTGTTTAGAGGCTTCACAAATTCAAGCAAAAATAAACGCTTCGTAAGAGAATGTTAATGAAACATGTAAATTAGAAATATACGACACGATTGAAATACcttatattaacattaaaagttACAAACCGACAAAGCAGACACAAATTGAAGTTAACACTGAAGTTACCACAAATGAGGCAAAGGAGTTGTAAAGCAAGATAATCAAACACCTTCAACTGAAGTTAGTAGCTAAACGCAGATGAACTCGGCTCTGAGATATTATGGTAATTTATCGCACGCCAATTTGCGCCACTTCGATTCCAACTTTATCAACAAACTTTAGACTCTCGAATGCTTATCGAAGAGTTTTTAAGGAGACAGCTCGATACGggatttatttaataccatAAATCTTCTTTGAGACTTTCGTACTTCGCTAATAACTCTTATTGGTATTAAGACTTTTCAAGGTTTAAAATGACGGGTTAGAATATCACAATTCCTTGATGGCATAAGTGCTCGCTATGTCAACAATTTCAGATAAGATTAAGCCTGTTGTGTTCAAGTTGTTCTTTCTTAACAGTTATATCAAGAAATGTTCGCAATCACACACCGAATTACGTACTTAGGCGGATTACACGTGACAACGGTTATCAGGCGCGGGCGCCTACTCTGGTAAATCTTCCATGTGTGACGTGTCAGAAGACAATatctcaaaataaatatggccCCACTAtttgagaaataaaacaaagaggCAGATTAATGTATCACTCGCGCTTTGTGCTAATTCCATGTTTGACATGATTTATAGACGCGATCTCAATGTGTAATAGTCAcagtttcattttaaatttgattaacCAACAGCTGTAATGTAAACGATAAGTGACAAGTCCCGTGACGGAGTAATCTTCagcattgttttgtttaatctAGTGATACAGTCGAGTATCTTGCATAATGTGAAGCTGGGTAAACTTGAGGAAGAGATTATAATCTCTTAGGATTTTTAAAAGGCTACGTGCTACAAGTTAGCAGTAACATAACGCAAACATGGTTTTGTTATAGGTAGTTTGAGAATATCATTTTGAAATCCAAACATAACGTATTATTTTCGAACGTGTTTGCTACCTAAACATCGGCTACTGTTTCTAATGCTTAGCGCCGGAACATTTTAGTAGGAGCACTTAGTTTACATTCGTATAGGGGCGCTAGTTGAAAACGAAGTGGGTGGATGCTAATTGTTAAGACGCCCTTCCCGCTCATTGTTTTAGAGAGACTATGATTGAAGTTTCGGCGGTGCGGAGAGGAGACACTAACCACCGAGCAAACACCCACTCGTCAGAACCGCCCGCCGCGCATGACACATGCATTAACAGCCGAcctaatattttcataatctaATGGCGATGTTCTGTGAAACAATGCTCGCTGTTTATTCAAACAATTATCTCTTATCTGTTACTGGTTAGACTGACCTCTTTAAAACCATCTAAAATTGTTTGCGGTATctcgttttttatttacttacttgcTACTTGTGATGACTTTGATTTTTGAAGAATTAACCTTGTTACAGGCAACTTTAGCTCAAATATGCAGAGGACAAGAAAGGATTCCGGGGCCCCCGAGTTGCCATGAGCCATCTGAAGAGATGTGTCGAAAATTTGATTCTTGGTGGACTGCACAAGTAACGCCACGTCCGCCAACGTTTAGCCCTCGTCGATATCCATCTCCAGGACCTAAAAATCGTTCACCAACCCTCAATTCCATACCTGATCACTTACACCCAGCTCTTCAGACTGTCCAAAGCCAGTATCCGACTCAAAAGACAAGAATGCGAACAAGCTTTGACCCTGAACTAGAACTACCAAAATTGCAGCGGTGGTTTTCTGAGAATCAACACCCAAGTCGGCAACAAATACAGCAATATGTTCAAGAACTGAACAATCTTGAATCAAGGAGAGATCGAAAGCCCTTAGATGTCAACAATGTAGTTTATTGGTTTAAAAACGCTCGCGCAGCTCAAAAGCGCGCTGAACTTCGCAACATAGGCGGGCTCCATTTAGGAGTAAATGGTTTCAATAGTAGGAGTCACAGTCCTACAAATGGATCTCTAATGGCAGCCAGTGATAGTTATGCATCCCAAGATCATAACTCCTTAAAAAGCCCTTTACAGATATCAGGAAGTCCTGGTAGATATCCTATGTCAGTTTTGTCGGAAGATAATCTATCTAATGGTGGATCTGATCTAGAGGATGATGGTGGTGAACTGAACCCAGACGATAGGCCAGATAGTCCTGATGCACCGCTTTCCTTAATAACtactaagaaaaataataacgatGAAGAAGTGACTGCTCAAGAATCACCAAAGCCCCCAGATATAATAAAGGTAATTTAAATGGACATGCGCTATTTTAATTCATGTAAGTTTAGTTGTATTAAACTGTTTgcttttcaaagaaaataaaataaaggtttataTTATGAGAACTAGCTGTTTCCCGCGGCTCCGTCCACTTGTAGCTCGCTTTACGCACAACCTGTGGAAACTATAATTATCGAAATGTGTAATAGAGTTGTAGTCATAGTTAGTTTCTTTTATATCCTATTCCCGTGCTTAGTTAACAACGCTCCTATTCATATGTGTCCACCTATGAAAacgtttaattataatatcaatattactcgtatttataattataattaaaatattcacctgtaataaaggtataaatattatcCTTTCTCTGTTCCCTAATTTATTTCAGATCAGGCTGTTTTGTAACAAAGGCCTCCTTTAGTTTCCTCAaataaattctattctatcgaGAGCAAATCTTCTCCACCCTGTGGAAGGTTGCCTTTCCATCTGGTTATTGGGCCATCACTTTACTAAGTTTCTGTTCTCCAATATCAGATCTAGTTACATTTTTGGTTCATTTTTCCATTAGTGATCTCATTATATGACTTCCATTTTCTCGTTTTGAAAGTAACATTGTCCACTATTATGATGCTTCTTATTTTTGTGGCCTTGTTTATGTTTAAGTTTTAAGTTCAGCATACTTcttgaaaattgaaaacacctgaaaatttatttttttcaccattgatattttattcccCACTACTCACAGTTCAGTAGTTATATTTTCTAAGTCCTTGATCTTGTATTTTAATACctctataattataattataataaaagcaaatataataaacagtaGTATAAAAAGTCAAGGACAAGGACTGACAGATATTTCAGATTTCACAAGAGAGTGAAATCCCAACaatgatattaattttgattgtcttattaaatatatgatataagAATTCCCatttaacagtttttttttcttaaaggtGCACGATATCAAACAAGAGCCCAGAGATCTCAGCAAACCTGAGCAAACTAATTCTCCACATCGTTCGCCGGAAAAGAATAGTGACAGTTCTtacaacaataacaataataacaacGATGAAGAAAACGGAGTTGCAGATGAACATGATGTTTCTGATGATGAAATTCAGGAAAGATATCGCCATATCTCTCCTCACCTAGACCGTCTACCTTTTTCGATGATGCCAAATCACTCCATGTTCGGAGCAGGAATTATGTACATGAATCAGTACATGACTGGATTCCATGGCGTGGGAACAGTTCCCGGAGAAGGTGCTAGTGGACTTAATTTAGCTCTTGCTGGAGCCTCAGACGAGCGTCGAAAACGTAACCGCACGTTTATAGATCCAGTGTCAGAAGTTCCCGTTCTTGAACAATGGTTCAACATGAATACACACCCCTCACACAACTTGATATTGAAGTACACCGAAGAACTAAACAGGATGCCTTACAGGCAGAAATTTCCCAGGCTTGAGTCTAAAAATGTACAGTTTTGGTTCAAAAATCGACGAGCAAAATGCAAGAGACTGAAAATGTCTCTATATGAACCATCATCGCCATCGCACTATTCCCATCCTGGACATCCCCACGCCATGGCTGAGCGAAAACTGGTTTGAACTAGTTCAGAGAAACTTTGGTACCTAGCAGTACTGAATAAAggtgatgttattaataaataatactggtattaaacgcgcaagttacgtacctttatttcatGTTTCGAAGagcagatataaaataaagttgcgTTAAGAGTACGTTTAATACccatattatgtataaatcgtataatgcaacgcaaaagtttaaaattaatcgtgataattttcataaatcacCTATTGTGTCAGCATGTTTATCACGAAAGACTGATTTCGAATCATAATGGTGTATAGTGCCATGTTAGTATTAATATGACAGCGTCGTCGTTTTTAGTTAACAGTTCGTATTATCCAGGACTTAGATTTACTCTTTTGAGAGTCTCTCCAGAGTGACAGATATTAGATTAGGAAAAAGTTTACATATGTATTCTACTTTATAGCAACGATCACGTCGTTTTAtcgtaaatatttgtaatcgttacaaattaataacgaatgaatctcaaatctattgcgtatatttaaatgaacgtcaaaatcaattttatttatttactatctGTAAAATCTGTTATTAAACAATATCTTTACAACTCTTATATATACTCATAATAAGTACAGTTCCACTGAAATGTAGATTGATGTTTAGATTGATGTTATAATGTACATTATAGGTTATAATGAGTCATAGTTATATTGCTGATATAAATGCACATGTGCACTAGAAAATGTAAGTTTAGAATGAAGCGGCCTAAATTATTTTAGCTCGTCGAAGTAGATTACGCACATTCCTTTTTAATTTAGCAAATACTTCCTCAATCCAAAGattgataagaaaaaaagatattataacaattgtaagatatataaacaaactGATCCCGATTAATTAATACCCGGTGTGTTACTGTACAAGAGTTATGAATCTGTTAGTCACTCTTCTAATTTCTAAacaatcttaaataaatagttaatgcAGTTAGAAAGAAAGTTTAGGAGAcctttactattattatttattcattcattttcattgagtttatattttattcttgttatttttataaatgtacagTAACACATCGCCAAGCGAATAAAATGTTCAGTATTCAAGCATTTATTATTGAGGCTGTATGTAACACCATCACAAAAGAttgttttatagtttttaaacACAAACCTAGTTGTATGTTTTGATTGTTTTCGTTGTATGTTATGCTTGTTTTGTGAAGCTGTGATGATTTTtccaaatattgtaaatatttaataattgttaataagGTTTATGTGTAACGTCACTAGGCTCACGAAAAACGGCATTTACTGTTTAGGTAATATATATTGGCTAAATGTTTATTCGATTCAAATACGAAAAATctaatatactataaaacttaattattattctacttttatttatcacaTCCATGATCCTTAAACAATAACCCCCTACATAAATAATCCatctattaattatttgtatttatttactaagtaTACCTACTAAGTATCTACTAATCTTAATTCATTATTAGACTATCTAGCTGACCTTGGCGTCTTAACTTTTtggagactgttggttctttTTACTCcttaagggatgaagacgtgataaatGTTACCCTTACAAGAAACAATCGCTATAAATACTGTTGGGCtgccaaaatatttaaatacctacgagttcctatgtatattaatcttttcgagactgttggcttaatcatataaattaaagccataaaaaatataataatatgacagatttgttattattagtcgcctttgacgacatccatgggagagagatggagtggtcctattcttttttctattggtgccgggagccacacggctaatataaataagtttttgaatGAGAAAAGGTGACTGCTGGTCTACCACATCAACAGAattggaaaaaattatacacgtCAGTTGCAGAGGGTTAATCTCTTAGATGAGTATGCACCTATTCCCATTGTCCCCTtatatgacatccatggaaaaagaTATAATACAACTGTGTAAGGATAGTAActcgcaatttttttaaaatcatttctatAAATCcgtatttttgctttttactGCTGTTTTTGATGCAAATACTACTGCAAATAGGCTATAATGAACTAGAGAGAAACTGAAACAGTTTTTTCAAGCTGTTCCTCATTATCGCATGATATCTATAAAGGGGCGAGTGGAATTCCTACTCATAATAGGTAAACATTCAGTCTATAACATATTACCAATTTCAAGTAAACAACCGATTTGAAATGGCAGCTCGCTCGATATCAAACACGTGTCAATAGCTATCACCAAAATCGGCAGGGTTTTCAAACGGCGGAAACGGTCGGCGGAGACCCAAATCATCTGTCAAAGTTGCAAGTCTTGGTGTAATCTGTGTCTACACTTCTACAGACATCTTTGTCGCGTCTTCATCTGATGGGACTGTGAGCAGTTTCGAGAGTTCTATTGATAGTTGCAGTGTCTTAGATTGGTGAAAGTACTTACGTAAGTATTAGGGATCACAGTTAagatgaaaa harbors:
- the LOC106138209 gene encoding homeobox protein dve-1, producing the protein MDFQSAMETFAEAWAAANSVKSESASDLTQPLVSEVHRSKTPTRGSSEDRSVHRPPSAPVHHERAPHTPHLSPKKEAIHNMLNKGISSKTLPVHCVIEAVSSLEDGAYRRRSVVEKDSYVIIPAATPFQELVPLAMIRLGFPLELTTLAKGSVVINNWKPLPFDRICDRPLATVGEVLGELTTVATLRIQLLRPRPTPLQDIKEKLLRLLLVQSRPLLMTTGCPLDEATLAQICRGQERIPGPPSCHEPSEEMCRKFDSWWTAQVTPRPPTFSPRRYPSPGPKNRSPTLNSIPDHLHPALQTVQSQYPTQKTRMRTSFDPELELPKLQRWFSENQHPSRQQIQQYVQELNNLESRRDRKPLDVNNVVYWFKNARAAQKRAELRNIGGLHLGVNGFNSRSHSPTNGSLMAASDSYASQDHNSLKSPLQISGSPGRYPMSVLSEDNLSNGGSDLEDDGGELNPDDRPDSPDAPLSLITTKKNNNDEEVTAQESPKPPDIIKVHDIKQEPRDLSKPEQTNSPHRSPEKNSDSSYNNNNNNNDEENGVADEHDVSDDEIQERYRHISPHLDRLPFSMMPNHSMFGAGIMYMNQYMTGFHGVGTVPGEGASGLNLALAGASDERRKRNRTFIDPVSEVPVLEQWFNMNTHPSHNLILKYTEELNRMPYRQKFPRLESKNVQFWFKNRRAKCKRLKMSLYEPSSPSHYSHPGHPHAMAERKLV